The following are from one region of the Ignavibacteriota bacterium genome:
- a CDS encoding purine-nucleoside phosphorylase, protein MIDLSFKYKDAISFLLNESPFIPEIAVVLGSGLGNFAESTEKIKSVSTSVIPNYPLPSVEGHKGMIHFSKINEKKVLIFQGRNHFYEGYGISDCILPVLLTKKINCKKIIFTNAAGGVNINFRPGDLMLVESFNSINLKKELAELIGISSVESKNNFLNCPSERMNKVIRLAAKENLIELQSGIYWYSKGPSYETPAEIKMIEKFGGDAAGMSTVHEAVYASFIGMELAIISCITNMAAGILPQKLSHQEVTETANQSAEKFTILLKSSISRL, encoded by the coding sequence ATGATTGACTTATCTTTTAAATACAAAGATGCAATTAGTTTTCTGCTTAACGAATCTCCTTTCATTCCGGAAATTGCAGTCGTATTAGGTAGCGGACTTGGAAACTTTGCAGAGTCAACTGAAAAAATCAAATCTGTTTCTACTTCAGTAATTCCAAATTATCCTTTGCCATCCGTCGAAGGACATAAAGGAATGATACACTTCTCAAAGATTAATGAAAAAAAAGTATTAATCTTCCAGGGGCGTAATCACTTTTACGAAGGTTATGGAATAAGTGACTGTATTCTTCCGGTTCTGCTTACAAAAAAAATTAACTGCAAAAAAATTATTTTCACAAACGCCGCAGGTGGAGTTAACATAAATTTCCGCCCGGGTGATTTAATGCTCGTTGAATCTTTCAATTCAATAAACCTAAAAAAAGAATTGGCAGAATTGATCGGGATTTCATCCGTCGAATCAAAGAATAATTTTTTAAACTGCCCGTCAGAAAGAATGAATAAAGTTATCAGACTTGCTGCAAAAGAAAACCTGATAGAATTACAATCCGGAATTTACTGGTATTCAAAAGGACCTTCTTACGAAACACCTGCCGAAATTAAAATGATTGAAAAATTCGGAGGAGATGCAGCCGGAATGTCCACAGTACACGAAGCTGTCTATGCATCATTTATAGGAATGGAATTGGCAATAATCTCCTGTATTACAAATATGGCTGCAGGCATCTTACCACAAAAACTTTCTCATCAGGAAGTGACTGAAACTGCAAATCAATCTGCTGAAAAATTTACTATATTATTAAAATCAAGCATTTCAAGATTATAG
- the secD gene encoding protein translocase subunit SecD yields MKEYRFRLIIILAAIVLSVYLLYPTYLDYQNSKDIQQTLDVVANQLKQNEPDLTQARLDEILSFKKDSILASNPDMMKDREKRIKLGLDLQGGMRVVLEVNTGKLLEKLAKNPDEVFKTVLAEAQKEAMTTDKSIVDIVARKLNERGIRLSRYFGTIREDDSQILSQLNDNAEDAVNRAVEIIRNRIDQYGVSEPSIQRQGSKRIVVELPGIAREEEAKKLLQGTALLEFRIVREPDFTFAIMQKIDDVLAGKVQDSLKVDSVKNKNETTQSDTSMVSNDTTSDKELSEEEFKKQHPFFALALLDPQGRSADAYVKSEDRNKLELILKRPDVQKVIPNNVEFNFSARTQKDASGGEFYTMYLVNKEPELTGGVITDANANIDPSTSAPIVTMTMNSEGATEWARITGANVNKRIAIMLDGAIFSAPVVKGKIPGGRSQIEGMADLNEANLLEIVLKAGALPAPVDIIEERTVGPSLGEDSISSGFLSTILGYVVVALFMIIYYRQAGTIASGALIFTILFTLAVLAGFGATLTLPGIAGIILTIGMSVDSNVLIYERIREELATGKTLKASIDSGFSRANSAIIDSNLTTLITGIILFQFGTGPVQGFALTLMIGIGASLFSALVIARVVLDIMISKNIPVNVG; encoded by the coding sequence ATGAAAGAATATAGATTTAGACTTATTATCATTCTGGCAGCAATTGTTTTGTCGGTTTATCTTTTATATCCTACCTATCTGGATTATCAGAATAGTAAAGATATACAACAGACTCTTGATGTAGTCGCCAATCAACTAAAACAAAACGAACCGGATTTAACTCAAGCCCGGCTTGATGAAATCCTTAGTTTTAAAAAGGATAGTATTTTAGCTTCGAATCCGGACATGATGAAAGACAGAGAAAAAAGAATTAAACTCGGGCTGGATCTTCAGGGCGGTATGAGAGTTGTACTCGAAGTTAACACTGGAAAGCTTCTTGAAAAACTTGCAAAGAACCCGGATGAAGTATTTAAAACTGTTCTGGCTGAAGCTCAGAAAGAAGCAATGACCACCGATAAATCAATCGTTGATATTGTTGCAAGAAAACTTAACGAGCGTGGAATTCGGTTAAGCAGATATTTTGGAACTATACGGGAAGACGACAGCCAGATTCTTTCTCAATTAAATGATAATGCGGAAGATGCCGTAAATCGCGCTGTGGAAATTATCCGAAATCGTATTGACCAGTACGGAGTGAGCGAACCTTCAATACAAAGACAAGGAAGTAAAAGAATCGTTGTTGAACTTCCCGGTATCGCCCGTGAAGAAGAGGCAAAAAAATTATTGCAGGGAACTGCTTTGCTTGAATTCAGAATAGTCAGAGAACCTGATTTCACTTTTGCTATTATGCAGAAAATTGATGATGTGCTGGCTGGTAAAGTTCAGGATTCATTAAAAGTTGATTCAGTTAAAAATAAAAATGAAACAACTCAATCTGACACTTCTATGGTTTCAAATGATACTACTTCTGATAAAGAATTATCCGAAGAAGAATTTAAGAAACAGCATCCGTTCTTTGCGCTTGCTTTGTTAGACCCGCAGGGAAGAAGTGCAGATGCTTATGTAAAATCTGAAGACCGAAATAAATTAGAATTAATACTTAAAAGACCTGATGTTCAAAAAGTTATTCCGAATAACGTTGAATTTAATTTTTCTGCAAGAACACAAAAAGATGCTTCTGGCGGCGAATTTTATACAATGTATCTAGTTAATAAAGAACCTGAACTTACTGGTGGAGTTATTACAGATGCAAACGCTAACATTGATCCGAGTACATCTGCACCAATAGTTACAATGACGATGAACTCAGAAGGTGCAACTGAATGGGCAAGAATTACAGGTGCGAATGTAAATAAGAGAATAGCAATCATGCTCGATGGAGCTATTTTCTCTGCACCGGTTGTAAAAGGAAAAATTCCCGGAGGAAGATCACAGATCGAAGGAATGGCTGACCTCAATGAAGCAAACCTACTTGAGATTGTTCTGAAAGCCGGTGCCTTACCTGCCCCGGTAGATATAATCGAAGAAAGAACTGTTGGTCCATCTCTTGGTGAAGACTCAATCAGCAGCGGATTTCTTTCTACAATTCTTGGTTATGTCGTAGTTGCTTTATTTATGATAATATATTACAGACAAGCTGGAACAATCGCATCGGGTGCTTTAATATTCACAATTCTATTTACGCTTGCGGTATTAGCTGGCTTTGGAGCAACTTTAACACTTCCGGGTATTGCAGGAATTATTCTGACAATAGGAATGTCTGTTGACTCTAATGTTTTGATTTATGAACGTATCAGAGAGGAATTAGCAACCGGCAAAACTTTAAAGGCTTCAATTGACAGTGGATTCTCAAGAGCGAATTCTGCAATCATAGATTCAAATTTAACAACACTTATCACCGGAATTATTCTATTTCAGTTTGGAACCGGGCCCGTACAAGGATTTGCTTTGACATTGATGATAGGAATAGGTGCAAGTTTGTTCAGTGCGTTGGTTATAGCTCGTGTTGTACTGGATATTATGATTTCTAAAAATATTCCAGTAAATGTTGGTTAA
- a CDS encoding T9SS type A sorting domain-containing protein, whose amino-acid sequence MKHLLTIAYFIIFLTCAVFAQTDNAEQSNAVKEGLREQYSQSDFELFTIKEKNGEISNEISIIYSTAAADALVNNNNGSSGTANFTQSETSILAFGNNVVIGFNDSGSYTGGANKFTGWSYSSDGGASFIDGGTLPTNTIGDAGDPVLARNETTGRIYLSTLGFSGAATIQIFRSDDNGMTWAAPINGTPGGSSEDKQWHTVDNFAGAGNGNVYLISRRFGGSPGIYFFRSTDDGNTFGPSGGVNIFSGGQGAFVAVGPDHSVYAFYYNGSTTIQVRKSTDFGVSFGSAVTIYNGIAGGVNGDLGLTGKRNGTSSFSSFRSNAFPHVAVNPVSGHIYVTFNNDGAGVDKGDIFLTISTNGGTSWSAPTKVNDDITTTDQWQPAIAVTPNGNRLGIFYYSRQEDIAENNLFKYYGRIGVISGSTVTFDPSLAISDVASLPEFGRDNVVNSVYMGDYNHAWATNSAFHVVWSDNRDDLAGGAPRKDPNVYYDKVTLGPPCPINPPTNPSPANGTTGLAITGNTLTWTNGSGADSIEVWFGEGVNLNRVYNSTPIASFSLASFEPLNYSTTYGWQIRGKNDTCTVSGPLWSFTTMADPNIQIDTLMCEAFESGLGGWTITNEGGTCVWENLFAPFPNTYTLPATATGGLLSADSDECGSGSTFLSTATLNQIFDFTLYTTMAWIEFDNDWNVLDAQDEAHVEVSLNGGSTWVGVWDKIGADIRSTHEVVDITSVVSGQANVKFRFRVVQPGWDWWWVVDNFCVYGMYIVPVELTSFTALSSGNEVELNWSTATELNNQGFQIERMSTGGSFEQVGFVAGFGTSTEPKAYSFTDVNLETGNYTYRLKQMDFDGTFTYSPEVSVEVELPIEYSLEQNYPNPFNPSTTIKYSIAEDGFVKLAVYNMLGEEVMMIVNGMQKAGRYEVNFNASGLASGVYVYRIESANFTSSKKLMLMK is encoded by the coding sequence ATGAAACATCTGCTAACCATAGCATACTTCATAATCTTCTTAACTTGCGCAGTTTTTGCTCAGACCGATAATGCAGAGCAAAGCAATGCGGTGAAGGAAGGATTGCGTGAGCAATATTCTCAAAGCGATTTCGAACTATTCACAATTAAGGAGAAGAACGGAGAAATTTCAAATGAGATTTCAATTATTTATTCAACTGCTGCGGCAGACGCACTGGTTAATAATAATAATGGGAGCTCAGGAACAGCCAATTTCACCCAGAGCGAAACATCAATTTTAGCTTTTGGTAATAATGTAGTAATTGGTTTTAACGATTCTGGTTCGTACACGGGTGGTGCGAATAAATTTACCGGTTGGTCTTACTCATCTGATGGTGGTGCATCATTTATCGACGGTGGTACGCTGCCGACTAATACCATTGGTGATGCTGGTGATCCTGTTCTTGCACGGAATGAAACAACAGGAAGAATTTATTTATCCACACTCGGTTTCAGCGGCGCAGCAACAATTCAAATTTTTCGCTCAGATGATAATGGTATGACCTGGGCTGCACCGATTAATGGAACTCCTGGCGGTTCTTCTGAGGATAAACAATGGCATACAGTTGATAATTTTGCTGGTGCTGGTAATGGAAATGTTTATTTGATATCACGCCGATTTGGTGGTTCACCAGGTATCTATTTCTTCCGTTCTACTGATGACGGAAATACTTTTGGACCTTCAGGCGGCGTAAATATATTTTCTGGTGGTCAGGGTGCTTTTGTAGCTGTCGGACCAGACCATTCCGTTTATGCATTTTATTATAATGGTTCAACAACAATTCAGGTTCGTAAATCTACTGATTTTGGAGTATCATTCGGTTCTGCAGTTACTATTTATAACGGAATTGCTGGCGGTGTAAATGGTGATCTTGGTTTAACAGGTAAAAGAAATGGAACAAGTTCATTCTCAAGTTTCCGAAGTAATGCATTTCCGCATGTTGCAGTCAATCCTGTCAGCGGACACATTTATGTGACTTTCAATAATGACGGCGCCGGTGTTGATAAAGGAGATATCTTTTTGACGATATCCACCAATGGCGGAACTTCTTGGAGCGCACCTACAAAAGTGAATGATGATATAACAACTACAGATCAATGGCAGCCAGCTATTGCAGTTACTCCTAATGGCAACAGGCTTGGCATTTTCTATTACAGCCGGCAGGAAGATATTGCTGAGAATAATTTATTTAAATATTATGGTCGTATCGGTGTGATTTCAGGGTCAACCGTGACCTTCGATCCGAGTTTAGCAATTAGTGATGTTGCTTCTTTACCTGAATTTGGTCGTGATAATGTTGTGAATAGTGTGTATATGGGTGATTATAATCATGCATGGGCTACAAACAGTGCATTTCATGTTGTATGGTCAGACAACAGGGATGATCTGGCAGGTGGCGCACCTCGCAAAGATCCAAATGTTTATTACGACAAAGTTACTCTTGGACCACCTTGTCCGATCAATCCGCCGACTAATCCAAGTCCTGCAAATGGTACAACCGGTTTAGCTATAACAGGAAATACTTTAACATGGACTAACGGTTCTGGCGCAGACTCAATCGAAGTTTGGTTCGGTGAAGGTGTAAATTTAAATCGGGTTTATAATAGCACTCCGATTGCATCATTTTCGCTTGCTTCTTTTGAACCACTTAATTATAGCACAACTTATGGCTGGCAGATAAGAGGAAAGAATGATACTTGCACAGTATCCGGTCCTTTATGGTCATTTACAACTATGGCTGATCCGAACATTCAAATTGACACATTGATGTGTGAAGCATTTGAAAGTGGATTAGGAGGCTGGACAATAACAAATGAAGGAGGAACCTGTGTTTGGGAAAATTTATTCGCACCATTCCCTAACACTTACACATTACCTGCAACTGCAACAGGCGGACTATTATCTGCTGATTCGGATGAATGTGGAAGCGGAAGCACTTTTCTTTCAACTGCAACATTAAACCAGATTTTCGACTTCACATTATATACTACAATGGCATGGATTGAATTTGATAATGATTGGAACGTATTGGATGCACAGGATGAAGCACACGTTGAAGTTAGTCTAAATGGTGGTTCAACCTGGGTTGGAGTTTGGGATAAGATTGGTGCTGATATCAGAAGCACTCACGAAGTAGTGGATATAACTTCTGTAGTATCAGGACAGGCAAATGTTAAATTCAGATTTCGCGTCGTACAACCCGGATGGGATTGGTGGTGGGTTGTTGATAACTTCTGCGTGTATGGAATGTACATAGTACCTGTTGAGTTAACATCATTCACAGCATTATCAAGTGGAAATGAAGTCGAACTCAACTGGTCAACTGCAACAGAGTTGAACAACCAGGGATTCCAGATAGAAAGAATGTCAACCGGTGGTTCTTTTGAACAGGTTGGATTTGTTGCAGGTTTTGGAACTTCAACCGAACCAAAAGCTTATTCTTTCACAGATGTTAATCTGGAAACAGGAAACTATACATACAGACTAAAACAGATGGATTTCGACGGAACATTTACTTACTCACCTGAAGTAAGTGTAGAAGTTGAACTGCCAATTGAGTATAGTCTTGAACAGAACTATCCGAATCCATTCAATCCATCAACAACGATAAAGTATTCGATTGCAGAAGATGGATTTGTGAAGCTTGCAGTTTACAATATGCTCGGAGAAGAAGTAATGATGATCGTCAATGGAATGCAGAAAGCCGGAAGATACGAAGTTAATTTTAATGCAAGTGGATTAGCGAGCGGAGTGTATGTTTACAGGATTGAATCAGCAAACTTTACTTCGTCAAAGAAGTTAATGCTGATGAAATAG
- a CDS encoding NupC/NupG family nucleoside CNT transporter: MDLISLFRGAIGILLLVGISFLLSNNKSRINWKLVSGGLTLQLVFAILILKGESLRQFFVPFAWPKDIFNWISYFFVLILNFTAEGAQFVFGDLAKPPGVEGNLGSFFAFQVLPTIIFFASLMSVLYYLGIMQLIVKGMTWIMARTLGTSGAETLSCAAEIFVGQTEAPLMIKPFLKDMTQSELLTIMIGGMATIAGGVMAAYIQILGSAYAVKHGIPLEQAQQIFATHLLGASVMAAPAGIVIAKIILPETGEPATKGNLKLDVEKNASNVIDAAANGAIDGWKLAINVGAMLIAFIALIALVNYLLVGLGDILNINHSLKVQFGQPLSFQLLIGLVFQFLAFGIGVPWEDALNFGSLLGVKIVLNEFVAYTEMGTLLEVGKLLNEKSILMLTYALCGFANFSSIAIQIGGTGQLAPSRKSDIAALGIKAVIGGTLATLMTATLAGLLFG; this comes from the coding sequence ATGGATCTAATTTCATTATTCAGAGGTGCAATCGGAATTTTATTACTCGTGGGAATTTCCTTTCTTCTTTCAAATAATAAATCAAGAATTAATTGGAAACTTGTTAGTGGTGGACTTACACTTCAATTAGTCTTTGCCATTTTAATTCTAAAAGGTGAATCACTTCGTCAATTTTTTGTTCCATTTGCCTGGCCAAAAGATATTTTCAACTGGATTAGTTATTTCTTTGTGCTTATTCTGAATTTCACTGCAGAAGGCGCGCAATTTGTATTTGGTGATTTAGCAAAGCCACCGGGTGTAGAAGGCAATCTCGGTTCCTTTTTTGCTTTCCAGGTACTTCCAACAATAATCTTCTTCGCGAGTCTTATGTCGGTTTTGTATTATCTTGGAATTATGCAATTAATAGTTAAAGGAATGACGTGGATAATGGCGAGAACACTGGGAACCAGCGGAGCAGAAACACTATCCTGCGCTGCTGAAATTTTCGTCGGTCAAACTGAAGCACCACTAATGATAAAACCATTCCTGAAAGATATGACTCAGAGCGAACTGCTTACAATAATGATAGGTGGAATGGCAACCATCGCTGGTGGAGTTATGGCTGCATATATTCAGATTCTTGGTTCTGCTTATGCCGTAAAACATGGTATTCCGCTTGAACAGGCTCAACAAATATTTGCTACTCACCTGCTTGGTGCAAGTGTCATGGCTGCACCAGCAGGAATTGTGATTGCTAAAATAATTTTACCCGAAACCGGTGAGCCTGCGACTAAAGGAAATTTAAAACTTGATGTCGAAAAAAACGCTTCGAATGTAATTGATGCCGCTGCAAATGGTGCAATTGATGGTTGGAAACTTGCAATAAATGTAGGTGCGATGCTGATTGCATTCATAGCACTTATAGCTTTGGTGAATTATCTATTAGTTGGATTGGGTGATATTCTAAACATAAATCATTCTCTCAAAGTACAATTCGGACAACCGTTGAGTTTTCAGTTATTGATTGGATTAGTGTTTCAGTTCCTTGCTTTTGGTATCGGAGTTCCCTGGGAAGATGCATTAAATTTTGGAAGTTTGCTTGGAGTTAAAATTGTTCTTAATGAATTCGTAGCTTATACGGAAATGGGAACTCTTCTCGAAGTAGGAAAGTTATTAAATGAAAAATCAATTTTGATGTTGACTTATGCACTATGCGGTTTTGCTAACTTCAGTTCAATAGCAATTCAAATTGGAGGAACCGGTCAATTAGCCCCTTCAAGAAAATCTGACATTGCAGCTTTAGGGATTAAAGCGGTTATTGGTGGAACTCTTGCAACTTTAATGACAGCTACTCTGGCTGGTTTATTATTCGGTTAA
- a CDS encoding thymidine kinase, whose amino-acid sequence MTDIPPHQLPNGIGWIEVITGCMFSGKTEELIRRLRRAQIAKQKVKIFKPKIDSRYSQESIVSHNDQSLPSILIDDIDEILKYSDDAQVIGIDEAQFFNESIIRICNLLAANGKRVIIAGLDQDYTGKPFEPMPQLLAIAEYITKQHAICVVCGNPADKTQRKIAESERVIVGAADIYEARCRKCHYIPKEEE is encoded by the coding sequence ATGACAGATATTCCTCCACATCAACTTCCAAATGGTATTGGCTGGATTGAAGTGATAACTGGCTGTATGTTCAGCGGTAAGACTGAAGAGTTGATACGGCGTTTGAGAAGAGCTCAGATAGCAAAACAAAAAGTGAAAATATTCAAACCAAAAATTGATTCAAGATATTCGCAGGAATCCATAGTATCCCACAATGATCAATCACTGCCTTCAATTCTGATTGATGATATAGATGAAATTCTTAAATATTCAGATGATGCACAGGTAATAGGCATTGATGAAGCGCAGTTTTTTAATGAGAGTATAATACGAATATGTAACTTGCTCGCAGCAAACGGTAAGCGGGTTATCATCGCTGGGCTTGACCAGGATTACACTGGTAAACCATTCGAGCCGATGCCACAGTTGCTGGCAATTGCAGAATATATTACAAAACAGCATGCAATCTGTGTTGTGTGTGGAAATCCTGCTGACAAAACACAAAGAAAAATTGCTGAATCAGAAAGAGTAATTGTTGGTGCGGCTGATATTTATGAAGCACGCTGCCGCAAATGTCACTACATACCAAAAGAAGAAGAATAG
- a CDS encoding glycosyltransferase yields MLLLVLISVFIFFLLNLLMIYSARKVFYRTINKNQNVNISIVIAARNETNNIELLIAALEKLDYPPDKYEVMIVDDNSTDNTFEKIKSEITCQQNFYAKELKTINKIGKRDALSFGVANAKFSNILITDADCHPQLNWLKACSSRFSEGYDMIFGIAPFYQHKNFVNKISCFENLRSSFLSVCFASIGLAYTATARNFGFTKNSFYSIGGYTQTKDTLSGDDDLLLREAVKKELRIGIVTDPGSFVYSETKKTFKEYLNQKARHTQTSLHYLKKHKLILGFWHILNLLFLFSPLLMFFNLMFGILLPVKLLSDYLVNAFFQKKLDYKFSFAELISLQILYEVFIVIHFVNASFFKIKWK; encoded by the coding sequence ATGTTACTATTGGTACTTATATCAGTTTTTATATTCTTTCTATTAAATCTTTTGATGATTTATTCAGCCAGAAAGGTTTTTTATAGAACTATTAATAAAAATCAGAATGTAAATATTTCTATTGTAATTGCAGCGAGAAATGAAACTAACAATATTGAACTGCTAATTGCGGCTCTGGAAAAACTGGATTATCCGCCTGACAAATATGAAGTAATGATTGTCGATGATAATTCAACTGATAATACTTTTGAAAAAATAAAATCGGAGATTACTTGCCAGCAAAATTTTTATGCTAAAGAACTAAAGACAATTAATAAAATTGGGAAAAGAGATGCTTTATCCTTTGGTGTTGCGAATGCTAAATTTTCAAACATTTTAATAACTGACGCAGATTGCCATCCTCAGTTAAATTGGTTGAAAGCCTGCTCGTCCAGATTTTCAGAAGGCTATGATATGATATTCGGAATAGCACCTTTTTATCAGCATAAAAATTTTGTCAACAAAATATCCTGCTTCGAAAATTTAAGAAGTTCATTTCTTTCTGTCTGCTTTGCTTCAATTGGATTAGCATACACAGCAACAGCAAGAAATTTTGGATTCACAAAAAATTCTTTCTATTCAATTGGGGGCTACACACAAACTAAAGACACATTAAGCGGAGATGATGATCTGTTGTTACGCGAAGCAGTCAAAAAAGAATTAAGAATCGGGATAGTCACTGATCCGGGTTCTTTCGTTTATTCGGAAACCAAAAAAACTTTTAAAGAATATCTGAACCAAAAAGCAAGACATACTCAAACTTCTCTTCACTATTTGAAAAAGCATAAGTTGATTTTAGGATTTTGGCATATTTTAAATCTGCTTTTTCTTTTCTCACCATTATTAATGTTTTTTAATTTGATGTTTGGGATTCTGCTTCCCGTAAAACTTTTGTCAGATTATCTGGTCAATGCATTTTTTCAAAAAAAGTTGGATTATAAATTTTCATTTGCAGAGCTAATTTCACTACAGATTCTTTATGAAGTATTTATCGTAATACATTTCGTCAACGCTTCATTTTTTAAAATCAAATGGAAATAG
- the cdd gene encoding cytidine deaminase encodes MDYKQLAKFAIKAMQNALPVYSNFYVGAALLTADDKTYTGCNIESSSYSLTICAERNAIFKAISEGERQFKAIAVAGDTKDFISPCGACRQVISDLCGEIDVVLVNSDGEYIVKKTSELLPFAFGDKDLE; translated from the coding sequence ATGGACTACAAACAATTAGCAAAATTCGCAATTAAAGCCATGCAAAATGCTTTACCGGTTTACTCAAACTTTTATGTTGGTGCAGCATTATTGACTGCAGATGATAAAACTTATACTGGCTGCAATATTGAATCCAGTTCATATAGTCTGACAATTTGCGCTGAACGCAATGCAATCTTTAAAGCAATCTCAGAGGGCGAACGTCAATTTAAGGCTATTGCTGTGGCTGGTGATACTAAAGATTTTATTTCACCTTGTGGTGCATGCAGACAGGTTATCAGTGACCTTTGCGGAGAAATTGATGTTGTTCTTGTGAACTCAGATGGTGAGTATATTGTTAAGAAAACTTCCGAACTTCTTCCTTTTGCATTTGGTGATAAAGATCTTGAATGA
- a CDS encoding class I SAM-dependent methyltransferase, with protein MEIETEIQREYNPAHPNFERWQKARNLSDERAKFVESIVSNLVFLSGLNVLDLGAGEGSTSQLLSKNNFVVSVEIKRERIIKIQLSDTLHPVLADCINVPLKNKSVDLIILQDVVEHINFSSDFIEKLFFLLKDNGLIFLSTPNKYSLLNLISDPHWGLPFISVLNRHKIKKYFLKYFRKADFNRSDIAELLSLNDIYTKFDKKFSIHLFTNYSVEYLLSGGKGLIWSNFHLSIVRLINSLGLKRVLLKIANDKPGFINKYLTPTFYVLLKKI; from the coding sequence ATGGAAATAGAAACAGAGATCCAGAGAGAATATAATCCAGCTCATCCAAATTTTGAACGCTGGCAGAAAGCTCGAAATCTCTCTGATGAAAGAGCAAAATTTGTTGAAAGCATTGTATCGAATTTAGTATTTCTGTCAGGTCTGAATGTTCTGGATCTTGGTGCGGGTGAAGGAAGCACTTCACAACTGCTGTCAAAAAATAATTTTGTTGTAAGTGTTGAAATAAAACGGGAGCGAATAATAAAAATTCAGCTCAGCGATACTCTTCATCCTGTTCTTGCGGATTGTATCAATGTTCCGTTAAAAAATAAATCTGTTGATCTGATAATTCTCCAGGATGTTGTCGAACATATTAATTTCAGCAGTGATTTCATTGAAAAGTTATTTTTTCTTCTTAAAGATAACGGACTGATTTTTCTGAGCACACCAAATAAGTATTCACTTTTAAATTTAATTTCTGATCCACATTGGGGATTACCTTTTATTTCAGTTTTAAATCGCCACAAAATAAAAAAGTACTTCCTGAAATATTTCAGGAAAGCTGACTTCAACAGATCAGACATTGCAGAACTTTTATCACTGAATGATATCTACACAAAATTCGATAAAAAATTTTCAATACATTTATTCACTAATTATTCCGTTGAATATTTATTAAGTGGAGGGAAAGGATTAATCTGGAGCAATTTTCATCTTAGTATTGTACGCTTGATAAATTCATTAGGTTTAAAAAGGGTATTATTGAAAATTGCAAACGATAAACCCGGATTTATTAATAAATATCTTACTCCAACATTTTATGTTTTATTAAAAAAGATTTAG